Proteins encoded by one window of Manihot esculenta cultivar AM560-2 chromosome 10, M.esculenta_v8, whole genome shotgun sequence:
- the LOC110624699 gene encoding probable inactive histone-lysine N-methyltransferase SUVR1 isoform X2, which produces MLTNDSVQTNRHASAQKTNSKVGVKRIDAALDALRAMGFPEALVRRTVRNLLKVYGGDESWSFIEENSYRLLIDSILEEQEKSERENYEPKLLENSDPPLLIENGVSKDNAEEQVNSIHGQSKRVPSPNIESSATKTLALQVSEPVEAVPCSNGETCDAKLGRASPTSQISAGMCSSQLFCLPQVESLPAQRSKPCYGWLSDDEE; this is translated from the exons ATGCTGACAAACGACTCAGTTCAAACGAATAGACATGCCTCCGCTCAGAAGACGAACTCAAAG gTGGGTGTGAAGCGTATTGATGCTGCACTTGACGCCCTTCGCGCAATGGGCTTCCCTGAAGCTTTGGTTCGCAGAACCGTCAGAAATCTCCTGAAG GTTTATGGTGGTGATGAAAGTTGGAGTTTTATTGAAGAGAATTCTTACAGGCTTCTCATTGATTCCATCCTTGAGGAGCAAGAGAAATCTGAGAGGGAAAATTATGAACCAAAGCTATTGGAAAACAGCGATCCTCCATTGTTGATTGAGAATGGAGTATCAAAG GACAATGCTGAAGAACAAGTGAACTCCATTCATGGTCAGTCCAAGCGAGTTCCGTCACCAAACATTGAATCCTCAGCAACAAAAACACTAGCTCTGCAAGTTTCAGAACCAGTGGAAGCTGTTCCATGCTCTAATGGCGAAACCTGCGATGCCAAGCTTGGAAGAGCGTCACCCACTTCTCAGATCTCAGCAGGGATGTGCTCCTCACAGTTGTTTTGTCTGCCACAAGTTGAATCTCTTCCTGCCCAAAGGAGTAAACCTTGCTACGGCTGGCTTAGTGATGATGAGGAATGA
- the LOC110624699 gene encoding uncharacterized protein LOC110624699 isoform X1 encodes MLTNDSVQTNRHASAQKTNSKVGVKRIDAALDALRAMGFPEALVRRTVRNLLKVYGGDESWSFIEENSYRLLIDSILEEQEKSERENYEPKLLENSDPPLLIENGVSKDDVVQDNAEEQVNSIHGQSKRVPSPNIESSATKTLALQVSEPVEAVPCSNGETCDAKLGRASPTSQISAGMCSSQLFCLPQVESLPAQRSKPCYGWLSDDEE; translated from the exons ATGCTGACAAACGACTCAGTTCAAACGAATAGACATGCCTCCGCTCAGAAGACGAACTCAAAG gTGGGTGTGAAGCGTATTGATGCTGCACTTGACGCCCTTCGCGCAATGGGCTTCCCTGAAGCTTTGGTTCGCAGAACCGTCAGAAATCTCCTGAAG GTTTATGGTGGTGATGAAAGTTGGAGTTTTATTGAAGAGAATTCTTACAGGCTTCTCATTGATTCCATCCTTGAGGAGCAAGAGAAATCTGAGAGGGAAAATTATGAACCAAAGCTATTGGAAAACAGCGATCCTCCATTGTTGATTGAGAATGGAGTATCAAAG GATGACGTTGTTCAGGACAATGCTGAAGAACAAGTGAACTCCATTCATGGTCAGTCCAAGCGAGTTCCGTCACCAAACATTGAATCCTCAGCAACAAAAACACTAGCTCTGCAAGTTTCAGAACCAGTGGAAGCTGTTCCATGCTCTAATGGCGAAACCTGCGATGCCAAGCTTGGAAGAGCGTCACCCACTTCTCAGATCTCAGCAGGGATGTGCTCCTCACAGTTGTTTTGTCTGCCACAAGTTGAATCTCTTCCTGCCCAAAGGAGTAAACCTTGCTACGGCTGGCTTAGTGATGATGAGGAATGA